One Deltaproteobacteria bacterium DNA segment encodes these proteins:
- a CDS encoding epoxyqueuosine reductase QueH: MKLLLHICCGPCSVYPLDRLRRADREVTGYFFNPNIHPYREWKKRLATLVDYADSIDLPLKVREDDQLKEFLREVVFREEDRCRYCYRMRLASAAEEARAGNFDGFSTTLLYSIYQKHDLIRQIAEEAGEKAGVPFIYEDFRPGWKEGADRSRKLGMYRQPYCGCIYSEMERYRLRPGK; encoded by the coding sequence TTGAAACTTCTTCTTCATATCTGCTGCGGGCCCTGTTCGGTTTATCCCCTCGACCGGCTCCGCCGGGCGGATCGGGAGGTCACCGGGTATTTTTTTAACCCCAACATCCATCCCTACCGGGAGTGGAAGAAGCGGCTGGCTACTCTCGTTGATTATGCCGATTCGATTGACCTTCCCCTCAAGGTGCGGGAGGATGATCAGTTGAAGGAATTTCTCCGGGAAGTGGTTTTTCGTGAAGAAGACCGTTGTCGATACTGTTACCGGATGAGGCTTGCCTCTGCGGCAGAGGAGGCCCGTGCGGGAAACTTTGACGGTTTTTCCACGACGCTTCTCTACAGTATTTATCAGAAGCATGACCTGATCCGGCAAATCGCTGAGGAGGCGGGGGAGAAGGCAGGGGTCCCGTTTATTTACGAAGATTTTCGTCCGGGATGGAAAGAGGGAGCCGACCGGTCCCGGAAGTTGGGGATGTATCGCCAGCCCTATTGCGGCTGCATCTACAGCGAGATGGAACGCTACCGGCTGCGTCCCGGGAAATAA
- the queA gene encoding tRNA preQ1(34) S-adenosylmethionine ribosyltransferase-isomerase QueA, with protein sequence MFSRYLNEVFLSDFRLSSYDYLLDEDRIAQEPKTRRDHARLMVLDRSGGGVSHRNVFDLPAILRRGDLLVLNDTRVFPARLIGKKETGGRIEIFLLRDLGENLWEVLTRGKVSVGTRILLPGEGSCVVEEISGEGKRLVRFEVPRVLFDYLERYGTVPLPPYIHRNGDGVNADADRDRYQTVYAKRPGAVAAPTAGLHFTERLLARLRDAGMETAFVTLHVGYGTFKPVQVEDIRTHRMDSEWYTIGDETASMIHRARRENRRVIAVGTTTTRALESAVGEEGEVRAGTAKTDLFILPGYGFRAIDGLMTNFHLPRSTLLVLVSAFAGKERVDEAYREAIEKKYRFYSYGDAMLIL encoded by the coding sequence ATGTTTTCTCGTTACTTGAATGAGGTCTTCTTGTCCGATTTTCGATTGTCCAGTTATGATTATCTTCTTGACGAAGACCGTATTGCACAGGAGCCGAAGACCAGGCGGGATCATGCCCGTCTGATGGTTCTCGACCGGTCCGGGGGCGGCGTGTCGCACCGGAATGTCTTTGACCTTCCGGCAATTCTCCGGCGGGGGGACCTGTTGGTTCTGAATGATACACGGGTCTTTCCGGCACGCCTGATCGGAAAGAAGGAGACGGGCGGGCGGATCGAGATCTTTCTCCTTCGGGATCTCGGAGAGAATCTTTGGGAGGTTCTGACTCGGGGGAAGGTCTCGGTAGGGACCCGGATCCTCCTGCCGGGGGAGGGCAGCTGCGTGGTGGAAGAGATCTCCGGGGAAGGGAAACGGCTTGTCCGTTTTGAGGTCCCCCGCGTTCTGTTCGATTATCTGGAACGGTATGGAACGGTTCCGCTGCCGCCCTATATCCATCGAAATGGAGACGGAGTCAATGCCGATGCGGACCGGGATCGGTATCAGACGGTCTATGCGAAACGGCCGGGCGCCGTGGCGGCCCCGACGGCAGGGCTTCACTTTACGGAGCGTCTCCTTGCCCGTCTCCGGGACGCGGGGATGGAGACGGCTTTTGTGACCCTCCATGTCGGCTACGGGACCTTCAAGCCGGTCCAGGTGGAGGACATCCGGACGCATCGGATGGATTCCGAATGGTATACCATCGGTGACGAAACGGCGAGCATGATTCATCGTGCGCGCAGAGAGAATCGGCGAGTGATTGCCGTCGGGACGACGACGACGCGAGCCCTGGAATCGGCCGTCGGGGAGGAAGGAGAGGTCCGCGCCGGTACGGCGAAGACGGATCTCTTTATTCTGCCGGGGTACGGTTTCCGGGCCATAGACGGGTTAATGACCAACTTTCATCTTCCCCGCTCCACCCTCCTCGTGCTGGTATCGGCCTTTGCCGGGAAAGAGCGGGTCGATGAGGCCTACCGGGAGGCCATTGAAAAGAAGTACCGTTTTTATTCCTATGGGGATGCGATGCTGATCCTTTAA
- the ruvB gene encoding Holliday junction branch migration DNA helicase RuvB, whose amino-acid sequence MEEDRIISPEKQEEEIPLDVSLRPNVLTDFVGQEKLKRNLRIFVDAARGRGEALDHVLLYGPPGLGKTTLSHIIASEMGVNIKATSGPVLERPGDLAAVLTNLKDRDVLFVDEIHRLNRTVEELLYPAMEDFQLDIMLGEGPSARVIKLDLPRFTLVGATTRAGLLTSPLRDRFGVVDRLNFYGVEDLTRIVIRSARLLSVKVEEEGGYEIARRSRGTPRIANRLLRRVRDFAEVEGDGIITRTIADRALLQLDVDPLGLDHMDQKLIRTLIEKFDGGPVGISTLSAAIGEERDTIEDVFEPYLIQHGYLARTPRGRVATRIAYEHFGVPYPPGRTGQDGLAQGEMF is encoded by the coding sequence ATGGAAGAAGATCGGATTATCAGTCCGGAAAAGCAGGAGGAAGAGATTCCCCTTGATGTGAGTCTTCGGCCCAACGTTCTTACGGATTTTGTGGGGCAGGAGAAGCTGAAGAGGAATCTGCGGATTTTTGTCGATGCGGCCCGGGGGCGGGGAGAGGCCCTGGATCATGTCCTTCTTTACGGTCCTCCGGGGTTGGGGAAAACCACTCTTTCTCATATTATTGCGTCGGAGATGGGAGTCAATATCAAGGCGACTTCCGGTCCGGTCCTGGAACGTCCGGGGGATCTTGCGGCCGTCCTGACCAATCTCAAGGATCGGGACGTCCTCTTCGTTGATGAGATCCACCGGCTGAACCGGACGGTGGAGGAACTCCTCTACCCGGCCATGGAGGATTTCCAGCTTGATATCATGTTGGGCGAAGGGCCGTCGGCCCGGGTGATCAAACTCGATCTTCCCCGTTTCACCCTGGTGGGGGCGACGACCCGGGCCGGGCTTCTGACGTCGCCCCTTCGGGACCGGTTCGGGGTGGTCGATCGGCTCAACTTCTACGGGGTCGAGGACCTGACGAGAATCGTTATTCGTTCCGCCCGGCTTCTTTCCGTGAAGGTCGAAGAGGAGGGGGGCTATGAAATCGCCCGGCGGTCCAGGGGAACACCGCGGATCGCCAATCGTCTCCTGCGGCGGGTCCGGGATTTTGCCGAGGTGGAGGGGGACGGGATCATCACCCGGACGATTGCCGACCGGGCCCTGCTCCAGCTTGATGTGGACCCCCTGGGGCTGGACCATATGGACCAGAAACTGATCCGGACATTGATCGAGAAGTTCGACGGGGGGCCGGTCGGGATTTCCACCCTTTCGGCGGCCATCGGGGAGGAGCGCGACACGATTGAAGATGTTTTTGAGCCCTACCTGATTCAGCACGGATACCTGGCACGCACTCCCCGGGGACGGGTGGCCACCCGGATTGCCTATGAACATTTCGGGGTCCCTTATCCTCCGGGCCGGACCGGTCAGGACGGGCTTGCCCAGGGAGAAATGTTTTGA